TCGCGGGGTTCGCGCTCGCGGGGACGCTCTCGGGCGCGGTCGTGGGGTACGTCCCCGGCGTGTCGAGCGCCATCGCCGCGACGGTCGCGTTGCTCGCCGTCCCGGGCGGCGGCGGAGCCGGCGCCGAACGCGAGCCCGACGGCGCCCGCGGATTCGTCGTCACGACCAGCGGCGTGAACACCGCCAACACGATCTTCGCCCTCCTGGCGTTGATCGCGCTCGGGACGCCTCGGACCGGCGTAATGGTCGCGATGGACGACGCCGGCGTGCCGCTCGACCTCCCGCTGTTGCTCGGGAGCGTCCTCGTCGCCGCGGCCTGCGGGTTCGTGCTCGTGGTGTCCCTCGGCGACGGCTACCTGCGGCTGGTGGGGCAGGCCGACTACACGCGGCTGTCCGTCGGCGTGCTGTGTCTCGTCGTCGTCGTGATCGCCGCGTTGACCGGCGCGCTGGGCGTCGGCGTGTTCGCTGTCTCGACCGTCGTCGGGCTCGTGCCCGTGACGTTCGGCGCTCGTCGAGCGTCGTTGATGGGCGTGTTGCTCGTTCCGCTGATCCTCGGTCTGTGACCGTCGTACGCGAGCGTGTCGGCGAAGGCGGGTCGCTCGATCCCGGGCTACCGTTCTCGCGGGGCCGCCTCGATCGGCTGCTGTGGCTGGAGGGTGATCTGCATCGAGAGGTCGAGCGGCGGTTCGGTGACCGGGTCGAACGCGAACCGCGCGGCCAGCGTCGCGAGCACGAGCTTCGCCTCCATGAGCGCGAAGCGCATGCCGATACAGTGGCGCGGGCCGCCCCCGAACGGGAAGTACGCGTAGTCGGGTAGCGACTCGCGGAACTCGTCGGTCCAGCGCTCCGGGCGGAAGGTGTCGGGGTCGTCGTACCACCGGTCGTCGCGGTGGACGACCCACTGGGGCATCGAGACGGTCGACCCCGCCGGGATCCGGTAGCCGCCGAGTTCCACGTCGCGCGTGGGCTCGCGGAAGACGGTGTAGGCGGGCGGGTATAGCCGCAGCGCCTCGTCGACGACCCTGTCCAGATAGTCGAGTTCGAACAGGTCGGTCGCGCCCGGTCGCTCGGCGTCGGCGGCACTGCCCTCGCTCCCGTCGCCCAGCACCGAATCGAGTTCGTCGTGGAGGCGAGCCTGTCGCTCGGGGTCGTTCGCGAGGAGCATCACGGCGTACGAGAGCGTGAGCGCCGTCGTTTCGTGGCCGGCGAACAGGAACGTAAAGAGGTGGTCGCGGATCTGCCGCTCGGAGAGCCCGCCGCCCTCGCCGGACTCGCCGGTCCCGTCGTCCGGTTCGATGGACAGCAGGATCGACAGCAGGTCGTCGAACGCCTCGTCGCTGGCGCGGCGCTCGGCGACGATGTCGGCGATGGCGTCGTCGAACTGCGCGACGGCGCGGCGACAGCGGCGATTGGCAGGAGTGGGGACCCACAGCGGGAGGAGCGCGGAGAGCGACCCGGCGTCGAACCGGTCGGAGATGACCGCGGCGGCGTCGCGGATGGCCGACTCCCGGCCGCGGATGTCCACGTCGAGCAGCGTCTTCGCCAGGATCTCCAGCGTGAGCGTGCGCATCTCCTCGCTGACGGCGAGCGGACCGGCGTCCGCGTCGCGGTCGGCCCACTCGGCGGCGCGCTCGTCGGCGAAGCGGGCCATCATGTCGGCGTAGGTCCCGACGCGGTCACGGTAGAAGGAGGGCTGGAGTGCCGTGCGGTGGGCGCTCCAGGCCTCGCCCTCCAGCAGGAACAGGCCGCCGTCGGCGATCTGGCCGAGGGCGTTGCGGATGATCGAGGCGCGGCGGTAGTCGGCGTCGTCGGTGACGAGTACCTGCTCGATATCCGCGGGGTGTGTGAGCATGACGCCGTCGCTGGTGGCGACGCGGTAGGTGACCACGTCGTCGTCGTAGGCGGCGCAACGGGCGTAGAAGGCGACGGGGTCCCGCACGAACTGGAGCGTGTTGCCGATCACCGGAACGCCGTCGGGACCGGGCGGCCGGTCGCCGGGCGTGGACTCCCGGCGCGCCTCGGCGCTCGCCCCCTCGCTCCCGTCGGCGGCGTCGTGTGTTGCCATCGAGTGGACCTACGGACTCCAGCGGTATCGTCCTTCGGCCGAGTACGCGCGACCGTTTACATGCGCGCCGCCGACCGGGCGCGACCACGGCCGACAACGCAGTCCTTATGCGGGCCGTTCCAGTACATCCGGCGATGACAGTCATCGGGATCGTCGGACTGCCCGGGAGCGGGAAGAGCGAGGCGGCCGCGGTCGCGCGGGAGGCGGGCGTCCCCGTCGTCACGATGGGCGACGTGATCCGCCAGGCCTGCCGCGACCGCGGGTTCGACCCCGCGACCCACCACGGCGAGATGGCGAAGACCCTCCGCGAGGAAGGGGGTCCCGACGCCATCGCTCGGGAGTCGCTCCCGCTCATCGAGGACCGCCTCGCCGACGCCGACACCGTCGTCGTCGACGGTATCCGCTCGGACGTGGAGGTCGAGCGGTTCGTCGAGGCCTTCGGCGACGACTTCGCGCTCGTCGAGGTCCACGCGCCCGACGAACTGCGCGCCGAACGGCTCGACCTGCGCGGCCGCGACGCCGGCGCCGAGGAGGGCGGCGAATCGATCGCCGAGCGCGACGAGCGCGAACTCGGCTTCGGCATGGGCGCGGCGATGGAGCGGGCCGACGTGACGATCGTCAACGACGCCAGTCTCGACGCGTTCCGGGCGGACATCGAGCGCCTGCTCGCCGACGGTCCCGACGCGGTCGCGGACGACACGGCGGAGGGCGACACCGACGAATGACCACACGGGAGACACAGCTATGAGCACCGTCTACAGCGTCGACGTACAGATCACCGCACCGGTCAACGACACCGAGGTCACCGACAGGGTCGCCGACGCCGTCACGAACCTCTTCCCCGGCGCCGAGGTCGAGCAGGGCCACGGCGAGATCGTCGCCACCGCCCACGAGATGGAGACGCTGTCGGAGTCGCTGCACCGTCAGGAGATCCTCGACACCGCCCGCGGGTCCTTCTTCGAGGACCTGCGCGGGGACACCTTCTCGTTCGACCTGAAGAAGCAGGCGGCCTTCCAGGGCGTCGTCAACTTCGCCGTCGGCGACCCGAGCGAACTCGGCGACATCCACGTCCGCGTGCGCGTCAACGACCCCGACGCCGAGTCCTACATCGACCACGTCTCCCCGCCCACGAGAGACGGCAGACCGATCGACCCCGACGAGTAGTGACCGATGGCGGCGGTATTCTTCGACGTGGACGGGACGATCGTCCGCTGGCGCGGCGACTACGCCGACGTGCTGGCCGACGCCTTCGATCGAGCGGCGGGCACCCACCGCGAGGCGTGGCTCGAACGCTACGACGAACGCTTCTTCGCCCACTTCGGCGCGTTCGCCGACGACCCCTACCGCCGAGCCTTCGCCGACGTGTGCGACGAACACGCAGTCGACGCCGACCCCGAGACCCTCGCCGAGACGCTCGTCGCCGCGGAGTTCGACGCGGTCGAACCGGTCCCCGGCGTCGAGGCGGCGGTCGACGCGCTCGCCGACCGCCACACGCTCGGAATCTTGACCAACGGCGTTCCGGACGTGCAGTTCGGCAAAGTCGCCGAGGTCGGCCTGCTCGACCGCTTCGACGCTCGCGTCGCCTCCCACGACCCCGCGGTCGAGGCGACCAAACCCGACGCGGACATCTACGAGGCGGCCAAATCGCGTGTCGACGCCGAGCGGTACGTGATGGTCGGCGACGACCGCGAGCCGGACATCGACGGCGCGCGCGAGCACGGCTTCGAGACGGTCCACGTCGACGCGACCGCCGCGGATCTCTCGGCGCCGGACTTCCGGACGCTCGCTGTGCTGTTGTAATCCGGCCGGTCGCGGTCAGCCGTCGAGGCCGCTGACGAAGACGGCGATCCACTCGCCGAGTCCGCGCCGGCGGGTCACCCGAACCGACTCCACCCACTTGACCCACTGGAAGCCGCGGCGGCCGGGCGCGACCAGTCGTATCGGCGCGCCGTGGCCGTGGCTGAGCCGCTCGCCGTCGACGTGAGTCGCCAGCAGCGCGTCGCCGGCCTCCTCGACCGGGAGGCTCCAGCGGTAGCCGGTCACAGAGCGGAACTGCACCCAGGCCGCCCCCTCGTCGGGGTCGGCGGCGTCGAGCAGGTCGCCGACGCGGACGCCCCGCCAGTCGTGCTCGGAGTACCAGCCGCTCGTGCAATCGAGGAGGGCGCGCTGGTCGGCGGGGGAGACTCCCGTGTCCGGGTCGCGCTCGGCCGCGCCACCATCGCCGCCGGTCACCTCGTCGTAGGACAGCGCCAGCGGCTCGCCCACCCGTCCGTCGACGGTCAGCGACCACGCCTCGCGGTCGACGGGGTCGGGGTCGTCGGCGACCCAGGAGGTGACCGGGAAGCCGTTGCCCGAGTCGCTGCCCCGCTCGCGCGAGCCGGTGAACCGGCGCTCGGCCCCGGCGGTGTCGAAGACGCGATTGGCGACCTCCTGAGCCTGCCACGCGACGGCGCCCGACCCGACCAGCGCCGCGTAGCGCAAGGCGTTGCGCCGGTCGGCGGTCGCCTCCCGGGTCGGCAGCGCGAACCGCTGACGCAGGTGGACGAGCAGGAGGACGGGAACGACGAGTCCGAGCCCGATGTGGAGGTTGAGCAGGCCCCACGGGCCGAGGTCGAGCTGCCCGCCGAGTACCCACCAGATGCCGGTCGCCAGCGCCGCGGTCGCGACGACGCCCAGCAGCGCCGACAGCAGCCGCGTCGCGTCGAGGGCGCCCGGCCGGAGTCGGTGGCGCACCCGCCGGAGCTTCCAGGCCAGCAGGACCACCGTCGCCAGCCCCGCGACCGCGTGTACGTCGAACACCCAGGCGCCCGCGGGGCGGCCGGAGACGAGGCTCACCGCGCCGGTCGCGAGCAGGAGAACCACCGCGCCCAGCAGCGACGCGTCGACGACGCGAGGCGGGGGCTCGATCCGCGGGAGCCGGTCCATCGGTCGCGGTTAGGACTCGACGGGCTTGACTGTCGGGGTCGACCCGGTCGAGTCGACGTGGACACGCGGCCCTCGCCCCGGGCCCGACGACCGACGGCGTCCTATTCCTCGAAGGCGGACTCGGCGCCGGGCGGCAGGTCCTCGGGGCGCATCACGACGTTGCCCCGGCCCACGTCGACCTTGACGATGGTGTCGTCGTCCTCCATCGCCGAGAGGACGCGGCTCACCTTCGATTTGGACCAGTCGGTCTCCTCGACGAGGGCGGCCTGGCGCATGCGGCCGTCGTGGTCGTCGAGCAGCGTGAACACGACCTCCTCGTCGGAGAGGAACTCGGTCGGCACCTCCTCGGTCGCGGCCGCCCCCTCGTCGGGGGCTCCGGCGCCGTCGCCGGTGACGCCGGCCGCGCTCGCCGCGCCGGGCGCGTCGGGGCCGTCACCGTCGTCGGGGTCGCCGGACGCGCCGGTCGCGAACGCGCCCCGGAGCCGTGCGAGCGGCGCGCGGCCGGACCACGCGAGCAACGCGAGCACCGCGACCGCGGCGACGCCGACGCCGACGAGGCCGGCCAGGGCGATCGACAGACGGTCGCCGACGGTGTCGACCTCTCTGGGGTCGGGGACGCCGTCGCCGTCGGTGTCGGGGTCGGTCGGATCCGTCTCGTAGCGGTTGACCTCCGGGCCGTCTTCGAGGCCGTCGCCGTCCGTGTCCGGGTTCGTCGGGTTGGTGTCGTAGGTGTGTACCTCGGCGCCGTCTTCGAGGCCGTCGTCGTCGGTGTCGGCCTCGGTCGGGTCCGTCTCGTAGCGCTCGACCTCGGCGCCGTCTTCGAGGCCGTCGCCGTCCGTGTCGACCTGGTTGGGGTCGGTCCCGTAGGTGTTGACTTCGAGGTTGTCGTCGAGGCCGTCCCCGTCCGTGTCGGCCTCCAGGGGGTTGGTCTCGTACTCGTTGATCTCGGCGCCGTCGTCGAGGCCGTCCCCGTCCGTGTCGGCCTCGGTCGGATCCGTGTCGTAGGTGTTGACTTCGAGCCCGTCGGGGACGCCGTCGCCGTCCGTGTCGGCCTTGTTCGGGTTCGTCCCGAGTTCGAGCTCGCGGGGGTCGGCGAGGCCGTCGCCGTCCGTGTCGACCATCGTCGGGTCGGTCTGGTAGCGCTCGATCTCCTCGTGGTCGTCGAGTCCGTCGTCGTCCGTGTCGGGGTTCTTCGGCGAGGTCTCGTAGGTGTTCACCTCGGCGCCGTCGGCGAGGCCGTCGCCGTCCGTGTCGTTCGACCGGAGCGAGGTGCCGAGCGACGCCTCGCGCTCGTTGGTGAGGCCGTCGCCGTCGAGGTCGCCGCCGCGCGTGAGGACCGTGACTGGGTACGTCTCGGTGTCCAGCGGCTCCGACGCGTTGGCCGCGGTCACCGAGGCGCGGAGCCGCTGCTCGCCGGTGAGGTTGGCCGGCCAGGAGCCGGCCCCGACGGTGACCGTCCGATTGGCGCCGGTCGGGACCGAGACGGGCTGACAGCCCAGCTCGCGGTCGACGCCGGCGATAGCGACGCAGGCCGAACCGTTGGCGAGGCCGGCGTCGCTGGCGACGGTGACGGCGAAACGGTGGGCGCCGGACCGCCAGAGCCCGAGGTCGTCGCCGAGGCCGTCGATAGCGGCGTCGCCCTGGTAGCTCGCGTCCGTGATCCGCGCGTCCTGTTGGGAGAGAGTCCCCGTGCCGTCGACGGCCGTCGGGACGGCGGGTGCGGCGGTACCGGCCAGTACGAGCACCGCGAAGATCCAGACGTGGACGTTCCGTACCATGGGGTCGTGGACTGCGTGCCGCCGCCGCCGCGGCCGGACGCTCCCGGC
The window above is part of the Halosimplex rubrum genome. Proteins encoded here:
- a CDS encoding molybdopterin-dependent oxidoreductase; translation: MDRLPRIEPPPRVVDASLLGAVVLLLATGAVSLVSGRPAGAWVFDVHAVAGLATVVLLAWKLRRVRHRLRPGALDATRLLSALLGVVATAALATGIWWVLGGQLDLGPWGLLNLHIGLGLVVPVLLLVHLRQRFALPTREATADRRNALRYAALVGSGAVAWQAQEVANRVFDTAGAERRFTGSRERGSDSGNGFPVTSWVADDPDPVDREAWSLTVDGRVGEPLALSYDEVTGGDGGAAERDPDTGVSPADQRALLDCTSGWYSEHDWRGVRVGDLLDAADPDEGAAWVQFRSVTGYRWSLPVEEAGDALLATHVDGERLSHGHGAPIRLVAPGRRGFQWVKWVESVRVTRRRGLGEWIAVFVSGLDG
- a CDS encoding RNA-binding domain-containing protein; amino-acid sequence: MSTVYSVDVQITAPVNDTEVTDRVADAVTNLFPGAEVEQGHGEIVATAHEMETLSESLHRQEILDTARGSFFEDLRGDTFSFDLKKQAAFQGVVNFAVGDPSELGDIHVRVRVNDPDAESYIDHVSPPTRDGRPIDPDE
- a CDS encoding cytochrome P450 gives rise to the protein MATHDAADGSEGASAEARRESTPGDRPPGPDGVPVIGNTLQFVRDPVAFYARCAAYDDDVVTYRVATSDGVMLTHPADIEQVLVTDDADYRRASIIRNALGQIADGGLFLLEGEAWSAHRTALQPSFYRDRVGTYADMMARFADERAAEWADRDADAGPLAVSEEMRTLTLEILAKTLLDVDIRGRESAIRDAAAVISDRFDAGSLSALLPLWVPTPANRRCRRAVAQFDDAIADIVAERRASDEAFDDLLSILLSIEPDDGTGESGEGGGLSERQIRDHLFTFLFAGHETTALTLSYAVMLLANDPERQARLHDELDSVLGDGSEGSAADAERPGATDLFELDYLDRVVDEALRLYPPAYTVFREPTRDVELGGYRIPAGSTVSMPQWVVHRDDRWYDDPDTFRPERWTDEFRESLPDYAYFPFGGGPRHCIGMRFALMEAKLVLATLAARFAFDPVTEPPLDLSMQITLQPQQPIEAAPRER
- a CDS encoding helix-turn-helix transcriptional regulator, whose translation is MVRNVHVWIFAVLVLAGTAAPAVPTAVDGTGTLSQQDARITDASYQGDAAIDGLGDDLGLWRSGAHRFAVTVASDAGLANGSACVAIAGVDRELGCQPVSVPTGANRTVTVGAGSWPANLTGEQRLRASVTAANASEPLDTETYPVTVLTRGGDLDGDGLTNEREASLGTSLRSNDTDGDGLADGAEVNTYETSPKNPDTDDDGLDDHEEIERYQTDPTMVDTDGDGLADPRELELGTNPNKADTDGDGVPDGLEVNTYDTDPTEADTDGDGLDDGAEINEYETNPLEADTDGDGLDDNLEVNTYGTDPNQVDTDGDGLEDGAEVERYETDPTEADTDDDGLEDGAEVHTYDTNPTNPDTDGDGLEDGPEVNRYETDPTDPDTDGDGVPDPREVDTVGDRLSIALAGLVGVGVAAVAVLALLAWSGRAPLARLRGAFATGASGDPDDGDGPDAPGAASAAGVTGDGAGAPDEGAAATEEVPTEFLSDEEVVFTLLDDHDGRMRQAALVEETDWSKSKVSRVLSAMEDDDTIVKVDVGRGNVVMRPEDLPPGAESAFEE
- a CDS encoding AAA family ATPase, yielding MTVIGIVGLPGSGKSEAAAVAREAGVPVVTMGDVIRQACRDRGFDPATHHGEMAKTLREEGGPDAIARESLPLIEDRLADADTVVVDGIRSDVEVERFVEAFGDDFALVEVHAPDELRAERLDLRGRDAGAEEGGESIAERDERELGFGMGAAMERADVTIVNDASLDAFRADIERLLADGPDAVADDTAEGDTDE
- a CDS encoding HAD family hydrolase, translating into MAAVFFDVDGTIVRWRGDYADVLADAFDRAAGTHREAWLERYDERFFAHFGAFADDPYRRAFADVCDEHAVDADPETLAETLVAAEFDAVEPVPGVEAAVDALADRHTLGILTNGVPDVQFGKVAEVGLLDRFDARVASHDPAVEATKPDADIYEAAKSRVDAERYVMVGDDREPDIDGAREHGFETVHVDATAADLSAPDFRTLAVLL